The sequence below is a genomic window from Pleurocapsa sp. PCC 7327.
TGGAGGAAAAAAGTCTAAATCATAGGTTGATTGGTCATTGGTATAAAGGACAACCGCATTCTGGAACAAATGAACGCGATCGCAAGTGAATGGAGCAATTACTCATGCAACCTCATGCAACTTATCTAATTTCAGCATAGAGACCCACAGTAAGATTACAACCAAGGACTGACATCTATGCCTAACTCTTGACCCAATCCCAACAGAGGACAAAGTTGAGAGGCAGTCCAACGACAGGCGGCTTCTTGGGATCGTTCATTTTGAAAATAATTGGGTACGATCTGCTCGTACAAGTAGTGGTAGTAGAGTTCTTGTGCTCGATCCAAAGATAAACCGACGCGCAGTTGCTTTCCTACCTCAATTGTTCGGACTAACCGTTGGATATCGGCTTCTAGCGTAGTGGGATCGCTTTCGTGCAACAGTTGCCACAAATAACGAAGGATCAGTTGTTCTAGCGTTTTCTTCGCTTCTGGGATCTTAAGCTGGCAGCGCAAGCCTTCGGCTTCTGTTGCGATCGCGACTAATTCTGCTAAGTAATTGAGTATTGCTTGGGGATCGTCGGCAGCCCGTTCGAGTTCCGTTACTGTTGTCGAACAACGGTGAGAGAGGGCGATTTCTGCCGCCATTTGCAACTCGACGGGAACGGGTAGTTCATCGCGCTGGAAAGCGACCAGAATGTTGTAATTATCGCGATAAACCTGAGTGTAAACGCGATCGAGATGCTTTTTGGTATTTTCCGCCAACTGTTGCATAATCCGATGCCGTTCTTCGACAAACAGATGTTGCAAGCTAAAGGAGCGATCGTCAAACAATTCGCTCATGGCTAAGACGATCTGAGCAGCGCTGGCTTGTTTTAGCGTCTCGAATAACTGCTCTTTGAGTTGGGTGTAGGCAAGCCGCCCCGAAAATGGTTGGATGCAACAGTGAAAATCCCATCCCCCCAGGTGCAAAACGGCGAAGACAAAGTGACCTTCTTCCCAAGTCATCTCCGAGACGAGGCGTACCTGTCCTACTGCCAGCGTCAGCGCCCCCATGTATTGTTTGTGGTAATCTAGCTGCTGGGCATCGTAGCAGTAGATCCGCTGTTGCTCTTGATAATTGGTAAACAAAGAGCTAATGGCGTAATGGGCTGCGACTTGTTTAGTGCTAATTTGCGCCGACACGACTAACTGGCGATAAACTTCTGCCCCATCTCGATAACGATCCAAGTTAGAGGGAGCTAACGCTAAACGACGAACAAATTCTTCTTCTAGGCGAACTCCTGCAATCTCGCCAGCTAATTCTAGGGCGCGGGCAGCATAGCGGAGAATCTGCACGCCTTCGGGACGGGACAGTTCCTCAAAAAACCAACCGCAACTGGTGTACATTAGCAAGGCATGGCGCTGCATTTCCAGCAGGCGCAATGCGTCTGTTTTTTCAGCCGATGCAAGTTGATGATTTTGATGGCGGCTGAGAAACTGCTCGACCTTATCGGTAGAACGGTCGAGGATGACTTGAATATATTCATCTCTTGCCAGCCAGGGATCTTTAAAAAACTTGCGTCCCGTCTCTTCGTAAACCTTAACTAGCTCGTCTCGCAGCCAATCGAGAGCATCGCGCAGGGGTCGCCGCCATTGCTGGTGCCATTCGCCACCCCCGCCGCAGCCGCAGTCGTCTTGCCAGCGATCGACCCCGTGGGAGCAACTCCAAGCGGTGACGGGTTTGAGGACGACTTCCCAAGTGGGAGGAGTGAGACTGAGGTAATGGGCAAAGTTGGTCACTGTCCAGTCTCGTCTGAGAAACTCGACCGCACAAGCATAGGCAATGCATTTTTCCGTGCCTTTTTTGTGATGTCCGAAGGTTTCTCCATCGGTGGCAACGCTGATGAGTTGAGACTGGCGGCGATCGCCTTTAACCGCTTGTCCGATGCGTGCGGCAAAACAGTCAGAACTTTGCAGCACGTCGTCGAATCCCATGTCGCCGGAAATGGGTCCGTCGTAGAAGAAAATATCGATGTAGCGTCCGTCGTCGATGAAACAGCGATAGGGACGAGTGGGATCGATTTGCCCGCCGCCAACTTCGTGCCATTCGGGTTCGGGATCGTCTTCGGTAGAGAAGGGGCGACAGCGTTCGGCTTGAGTGGGAGCGAGGACGATAAAGCGAATTCCCTCATCGATGAGGGCTGTTAGGGTGGCATAATCGACGGCGGTTTCGGCAAGCCACATGCCTTCGGGATCGCGTCCGAATCGCTTGCGGAAGTCTTCTTTGCCCCAGCGAATTTGGGTATATTTATCGCGTCGATTGGCTAGCGGCAGAATGATGTGATTGTATACTTGCGCGATCGCGTTTCCATGACCGTTAAGGCGATCGCAGCTTTTGCGATCGCCTTCGATGATGCGTTGGTAGACTTCGATGTCATAATTTTCTAACCAAGACATTAAAGTCGGTCCGATATTGAAGCTCAAATACTCGAAATTATTGACAATCCCTACCACTTCGCCGCGATCGTTAACTACTCTGGCAAAGGCATTGGGGCGATAGCATTCGTGGTGAATTCGTTCGTTCCAGTCGTGAAAGGGATAGGCACTCGGTTGCCGCTCGATCGCGTTTAAATAGGGATTTTCGCGAGGAGGTTGATAGAAATGACCGTGGACGGTTACGTAAACCCCTGTCGCTGTTTTGAGAGGATCGAGTTTGCGATCGCATAACTCTATAGAGTCAGCTGAATTATTAGCGATAAAAGTCATAGGAATTCTCTATGCAAAGCGTTTTTTCAATAGGTTATTAACTGTTTCAAGCTCTACTCAATAGCGGATTGCAACTATTTCCTAGCCAGTAAACTATTGAATTTAAACTTATAGCTTAAAAGCTTAAATTAATTGGAAATTTTGTTTTATTAAACCTATTTTCGCCTACGATATCGCATTCTCTTTATTAATTTAACAATAGGTTAATCTTTCTCTAATTTACAATCCATAAAAAATATTTCGATCGAGAAAATTCCCTACGATCGCAGTGTAATCCCATTCCTAAAAAAGAACGTTAAAGATGCTCAATGAAAAAGCCTTATACCCAGAGCTGCTGACTAATTGCGAACTGATAATTGCCAATTTCGAATTGGTAGAAGATGTTTCGCTTCGCTAGCGCTACGCTCAACATGACGAAGTGCTTTTCAGACTCCGCTGTCTCGCGGCGGAGTACCTTGCACATTCTATACTTTTGGGACTTTTGGGACAACCTGTAAGTAGTGCGACCAACAGGAGTCGCTTTTCGGGATGGATGCCCTCCGGGCACGCTGAGAGCCTCCGGCTCCGCTACGCAAAAGCAAACGCACTACTTATGACTAATTAAACGGATTTGATATTACCCAAAATAAATTCTCCTACTGAGGATTCAGAATAGTAATCTATTCCTGTCGCCATTGCAAATAGATCGGAATTGCTTTGTCCCAGGGCACAAGGCGCAAGATCCATTACTGTTGCCACTAAATACATGGTTTGATACAAAACCCCCACATGCTTTAAGATTAGGCTATAGGCAATAGATTCATAAGCCCAACTCACTCTAGCGAATCGAGCAGTAAGAATAATTAATATTTGTGGCAAACACGATTCGCCAGTTGCTTGGCTAGCATTTTTTAAAAGTGCTTCTATATAGCCGTTTCTGGCGGCGATTTTCGCCAATTGATGATTTTGAGGACAATAATGATAGAGTCCAGAAGGAATACTTTCACAAGTATTGACAACAATATACAGTTCTAACTCGTAACAAGCTCCCCCAGACGGATAAGGGCGAGCGCTGCATTCTATATATTCTTTTTGTCCGATCGCTTTGATTCTCGCGCAACGATAAAGAAATTCGCCTAACTGTGTCGCGGAAATTGGCTTATCTCCATGAATTCTAACAGATTTTCTTTGTTCTAAAACTTGTGTCAAGGGAACATCTGCTTCTAGAAGTTTTTGCAGATCGGGTTTATATAGCTCGATAATTTCATTAGCTTTTTGAGTTTTAACAGCACTCAGCGGTTGAATTTTACCCAAAAAGCGATAAGTTTTGCCGACGGGATTGGAATGTCTGCCACTGCGACTCCTAGAATGAAATAAGAGATCGTGAAATTCCCATTGGACTAAAGTTTCATTTTCTTCTTCTAAAATCTTTCCATTTTCGTCAATTTCAGAAAGCATTTTGCCACTCAAGAGAAGGCTTAAAAACATTTGTGCCGTATCTACCGATATACCAGGAATTTCTGTTAAGGCACGACAATCTTGGGGTTGGGCAAGTAGATTCACCATCGCCGCACTGCGCCAGTCTCTGAAAACGACTTTGGCATGGGATAAAGGGGATTCTATGACAAATTGCTCGTGATTTTGATGACAATAGACAAAACGAGACAGCACATATTTTCTATCTGGCGCTGCCTTAGAAAACTCAAACTGGTAGGGCGTTGCAATGGGAATGAGGGTAGCAAGAGAAAAATCACCGGCGCGAATGGTATGACAAATCCAGCCAAGAGTAATAAATTGTTGGAGATAGTAATAAAACTGCGGTAGAGCAGAATTCCCATCAGTGATTAAAATTGGATGGCAGAGTTCTTCCTCAGTGACTTCTTCCGTAGCAAGAATAGCGATCGCCGCTTTAATTCCAATCGGAAGATGTTTGAGATCGACAGTAACAGTGGGCGATCGCAAGACAAATTCATCGCCCGCTCGTTCGTCTAAAAAGATATCTTTTTTAAAAGAAAGTATCAAATTGGGTATTGGTTCGTGGTTCGTGGTTAATTGGTCATTGGTCATTGGTCATTGGTTATTAGTACAAAAGACAAGCGACAAGTGACAAAGGACAAATGACAAACATTAACCCAGTCCATAAAAACGCATGGGATTATCCCACAAAATTTTTTGTACGGTTCTCTTAGATAGTCTTTCTTCGAGATCGATAACTTCTTCTAGTGCCTCCGGATCGTGGTCGATATGGGGAAAATCAGAACCGAAAAGTAAATTGTCGTCGCCGATATATTTAATAATTTCTGGTAGATAAGGCTCGTCCGGCTCGATCGAGACAAAGCACTGACGGCGGAAGTACTCCGAAGGTTTCATCTTCACGTTATCTTTCACCTCCCAAGCGAGGTGCTTATACTCGGCTTCGTCTAGCCGCCATAACCAGTAAGGCAACCAGCCGCAACCCGCCTCAAGCAATGCGACTCTAAGATTGGGGTGACGTTCTAAAACTCCTCCTTCAACTAAAGCCAAAAACGCCATCATTTGTTCCATCGGATGAGAACAGGCGTGCATGGCAAAACGGCTATTAAATCGATCTGCTCCTGTAGTCGGCAACCGACTATGGCTACCCTCATGAATACTCACGGCTATTCCCAGGCGCTCGCACTCAGTCCAAAATGGTTCGTAAGCCGGATCGCTGAGAAGTCGTCCTTTGACTGGATTCGGGCGCAAAAATACGGCTTTCCAGCCAAAATCTGCAATTCGTCGCAACTCTGGAACCATTTCATCGGGATCGTGCAGATTAATTGCCCCTACACCCCTAAACAATAGCGAATCGTAGCTACAAAAATCTCGCAGCCAATTGTTATAGGCGCGAACGAGCGCTCCAGCAAGTTGTGCGTCCATTGTATCGATCGCGAACATCCATAAGCCAGTCGTCGGATAGAGAAAAGAAATATCGATGCCCATCCGTTTCATCGCCTGAGCATGAGCTTCTGGATGGCAACCAAGGGCGCTAGAACCCTGCTTGGCGTACTCTTGGATGATGAGCTTGACTCCCTCAGTCCAGACCGCATCAGATATCTTGTGATAAATTCTCTCGCCTTCGACTTTTAAATTCTTGAGCGGCGGAGAAAAGATATCGAGATTAATAACCCCTTCCGTGTTTGAAGATACCTCTTGATAAGGAGCGCGACTCTTAAATTCCGGTTCGAGATACTCTTCCCAGATTTCGATGGGTTCTGTCACATGACCGTCTGAATCAATAATTTGATAACCTTTTAACATTGATTTTGGATGAAAGGATTTTAGATTTTCGATTTTAGCGCTGCTCCCACGCTTCGCTTGCATAGGGCGCGGCGATTTTAGCTTTTGGATTGGGGTTGAATCCCTTCCAAATTAAAGAAAAATCGGAATAGGATTTAATTGCTCCTCCTGCAATGGCTTTGACAACTTGCCCAACTTCACCGGAACTTCATAAAGCCGTCCTGGAGCCAATCTTTTCCAAAAGTGCCGCATTTGGGGAACAACTACCTTGACGACGTTTAAACCGATGTCGGGGCGAGTTTGATCGAGGACTAACACTTCCATCCCATGCTGGGCAGCAATATCCACGCAAGCCATCACATCGACGAGCAAATCGTCATTCTCCCATCGAGAATAGTCGGCATAGGTTTTTGGAGCAATGTTTTCATCTGGCAATAGATAAGGCTGATTTTGTACGGTAGCCGTCTGCCACCAGTCCATTGCTAAAGGATCGGGGAGGGTATATTGAGTGCTGCCATCGGGGGCAACGGATAAAACAGCGGGAAGCACCTGATTGAGTTCTGTGAGGGCGCGCGTTATGCCGATAATGGGGTCGAAATGAGCGCCAAATCCATAGATAATATCTTCTACATCGCGATCGGCTTTGCTGCTGCCCGGAGGGCAATCGCATCTTCGCGAGATAGCTGCGAATACGGGGATATTGAGATCGCTGGTGAGATCGAGTACCCACAGTTCGCGGTTGAGATTGCGATGATAGTCTTTGAGCGCTTGAAAGTAAGGTTGGTCGAAACTGTCTAAATCTACAGCGGGTTGCCTGAGGCGGTTATACCACCACAAGGCTACACCATCTCGCTCGACCAACTCCATAAATCCTTGCAGGATCGCTTCTTCTTTAGTATTTCCTGCCGCAGTGCCGTTAGAGTCAGCCCAGCAATAGGGACTGTCGGGTTTGGGATAGCCATAATAGCAATAAGCCGTCGGCAGATATTTAAATTCTTTGTGGGTTAAAGACCAAATCGGTGTCCATTCAATCTCTCTGTCTTCGTCGAAGGGATCGGGGACTCTTTGAAAAAAGCTGGGACAAATGTTATTCCATTCTCGACGGGTTTGATACTGGCGATCGCTAAAATTCATACAATGATTGGGGTGAATGGCAGCCTCTCCCATTGTCTTGTAGGTGCCTTTGCGTCGAATTTCGTCGCCCTGATAAATGCCAGAATATCGTTCGAGTGCTTCGCAAAGCGCGCTGGCTTTTGCCTGAATGTCGGTTTTTCCTTTGCCGCCGCTTTTCCCCCGCAAATTTTCCCTCAGGAAGAATAAATTATCGAACATGGTGGCAAAGTTGTGTCCTGCCGCATAAATCGGCGTTAAACTGTTGGTAAACTGAGATGCCCGTTTGAGTCCTCTAACAGCTCCCGCGATCGGGCTGATGTGATGCTCGTATTTTTTGATGGTTGTTTCTGGCGTAACGCAGCGATGTCCGCCATCAGTGGTAAAGGTTTTCTTGCGGCTTTCTAAGATAACGGGTAAAGGTTCCCTGTCGATCTTCGAGTATTCGAGATCTCCGCAGACAGGACATTGAGGACGCTTGATTAAAGCGTGATGTTGGATTTGTAGAGATAGAGTGTCAAAAGTAATGAGATTGCCTTCTAAGGCTTTATTTTCTCCTTGGGCAATCCATTTAGCGACTTCAGTCGCTGCTAAATTGAGTCCTGTTTGTAGCGTAGAAGGTAGCTTGGCAAAAGATGTCGGCAAAGGAGTGGAGATGCCTTTTTGTTTCTGGATAAATGTTTCCACGGGGCGGTTTGCTCGCAGGCGTTGCGCTAGACATTCCCAGCAACCTGTTTTGTCGGGATTAAAGATCGGCCCGATCCAAATTCTAGTGCCTGCTGGCTTAACGAGCATCCACGGACGTTGAGATTGGATTGCTTTTTGGTTAAATACTTCTAACTCGACTTGCAGATAGTCGTCA
It includes:
- a CDS encoding amidohydrolase family protein, translated to MLKGYQIIDSDGHVTEPIEIWEEYLEPEFKSRAPYQEVSSNTEGVINLDIFSPPLKNLKVEGERIYHKISDAVWTEGVKLIIQEYAKQGSSALGCHPEAHAQAMKRMGIDISFLYPTTGLWMFAIDTMDAQLAGALVRAYNNWLRDFCSYDSLLFRGVGAINLHDPDEMVPELRRIADFGWKAVFLRPNPVKGRLLSDPAYEPFWTECERLGIAVSIHEGSHSRLPTTGADRFNSRFAMHACSHPMEQMMAFLALVEGGVLERHPNLRVALLEAGCGWLPYWLWRLDEAEYKHLAWEVKDNVKMKPSEYFRRQCFVSIEPDEPYLPEIIKYIGDDNLLFGSDFPHIDHDPEALEEVIDLEERLSKRTVQKILWDNPMRFYGLG
- a CDS encoding SagB family peptide dehydrogenase; translation: MTNDQLTTNHEPIPNLILSFKKDIFLDERAGDEFVLRSPTVTVDLKHLPIGIKAAIAILATEEVTEEELCHPILITDGNSALPQFYYYLQQFITLGWICHTIRAGDFSLATLIPIATPYQFEFSKAAPDRKYVLSRFVYCHQNHEQFVIESPLSHAKVVFRDWRSAAMVNLLAQPQDCRALTEIPGISVDTAQMFLSLLLSGKMLSEIDENGKILEEENETLVQWEFHDLLFHSRSRSGRHSNPVGKTYRFLGKIQPLSAVKTQKANEIIELYKPDLQKLLEADVPLTQVLEQRKSVRIHGDKPISATQLGEFLYRCARIKAIGQKEYIECSARPYPSGGACYELELYIVVNTCESIPSGLYHYCPQNHQLAKIAARNGYIEALLKNASQATGESCLPQILIILTARFARVSWAYESIAYSLILKHVGVLYQTMYLVATVMDLAPCALGQSNSDLFAMATGIDYYSESSVGEFILGNIKSV
- a CDS encoding DUF3536 domain-containing protein; this translates as MTFIANNSADSIELCDRKLDPLKTATGVYVTVHGHFYQPPRENPYLNAIERQPSAYPFHDWNERIHHECYRPNAFARVVNDRGEVVGIVNNFEYLSFNIGPTLMSWLENYDIEVYQRIIEGDRKSCDRLNGHGNAIAQVYNHIILPLANRRDKYTQIRWGKEDFRKRFGRDPEGMWLAETAVDYATLTALIDEGIRFIVLAPTQAERCRPFSTEDDPEPEWHEVGGGQIDPTRPYRCFIDDGRYIDIFFYDGPISGDMGFDDVLQSSDCFAARIGQAVKGDRRQSQLISVATDGETFGHHKKGTEKCIAYACAVEFLRRDWTVTNFAHYLSLTPPTWEVVLKPVTAWSCSHGVDRWQDDCGCGGGGEWHQQWRRPLRDALDWLRDELVKVYEETGRKFFKDPWLARDEYIQVILDRSTDKVEQFLSRHQNHQLASAEKTDALRLLEMQRHALLMYTSCGWFFEELSRPEGVQILRYAARALELAGEIAGVRLEEEFVRRLALAPSNLDRYRDGAEVYRQLVVSAQISTKQVAAHYAISSLFTNYQEQQRIYCYDAQQLDYHKQYMGALTLAVGQVRLVSEMTWEEGHFVFAVLHLGGWDFHCCIQPFSGRLAYTQLKEQLFETLKQASAAQIVLAMSELFDDRSFSLQHLFVEERHRIMQQLAENTKKHLDRVYTQVYRDNYNILVAFQRDELPVPVELQMAAEIALSHRCSTTVTELERAADDPQAILNYLAELVAIATEAEGLRCQLKIPEAKKTLEQLILRYLWQLLHESDPTTLEADIQRLVRTIEVGKQLRVGLSLDRAQELYYHYLYEQIVPNYFQNERSQEAACRWTASQLCPLLGLGQELGIDVSPWL
- a CDS encoding TOMM precursor leader peptide-binding protein produces the protein MLNQPKFKSCFHVETVESVGVFLLSESEYFTLTGRLYELLAPLINGRNSIDDIVNLLREQAPAAEIYYALMLMEQKGYLVEGNEPLSLDIVAFWELLNCDSPKTANRWQTTKVSVTSFSTLPAQSLICALTAMDIQVEKEGDLDIVIVDDYLQVELEVFNQKAIQSQRPWMLVKPAGTRIWIGPIFNPDKTGCWECLAQRLRANRPVETFIQKQKGISTPLPTSFAKLPSTLQTGLNLAATEVAKWIAQGENKALEGNLITFDTLSLQIQHHALIKRPQCPVCGDLEYSKIDREPLPVILESRKKTFTTDGGHRCVTPETTIKKYEHHISPIAGAVRGLKRASQFTNSLTPIYAAGHNFATMFDNLFFLRENLRGKSGGKGKTDIQAKASALCEALERYSGIYQGDEIRRKGTYKTMGEAAIHPNHCMNFSDRQYQTRREWNNICPSFFQRVPDPFDEDREIEWTPIWSLTHKEFKYLPTAYCYYGYPKPDSPYCWADSNGTAAGNTKEEAILQGFMELVERDGVALWWYNRLRQPAVDLDSFDQPYFQALKDYHRNLNRELWVLDLTSDLNIPVFAAISRRCDCPPGSSKADRDVEDIIYGFGAHFDPIIGITRALTELNQVLPAVLSVAPDGSTQYTLPDPLAMDWWQTATVQNQPYLLPDENIAPKTYADYSRWENDDLLVDVMACVDIAAQHGMEVLVLDQTRPDIGLNVVKVVVPQMRHFWKRLAPGRLYEVPVKLGKLSKPLQEEQLNPIPIFL